Proteins found in one Phoenicibacter congonensis genomic segment:
- the pta gene encoding phosphate acetyltransferase, giving the protein MSSFIDLIIDRARKLNKTICLPEGDDPRVKAAAKIIEEKGIANVVILGEETPNEINQLKPGLVQKLFELRKKRGMTEQQAAELIEDPLYLGMMLLKDQKVDGVVAGATHATGDVLRPALQIIKTAPDSRLVSAFFIMCVPECEFGHNGTFVFSDCGLNVNPDQEELSNIAVQSAKSFETFTNQEARVAMLSHSSLGSAKNSDAQKVVVATQLAKEQMPELKIDGEMQLDTALIKEVAESKFPGSEVAGKANVLIFPDLDAGNIGYKLVQRLAKSEAYGPITQGLAAPVNDLSRGCCTDDIVGVAAITAIQASM; this is encoded by the coding sequence ATGTCATCTTTTATTGACCTCATAATTGACCGTGCAAGAAAACTAAATAAAACAATTTGCCTTCCTGAAGGCGATGACCCTCGCGTCAAAGCTGCTGCAAAAATCATTGAAGAAAAAGGAATTGCCAACGTTGTTATTCTTGGTGAAGAAACTCCGAATGAAATAAATCAATTAAAACCAGGCTTGGTACAAAAACTGTTTGAACTCAGAAAAAAAAGAGGAATGACAGAACAGCAAGCTGCAGAACTAATAGAAGACCCTCTATATCTTGGAATGATGCTTCTAAAAGATCAAAAAGTTGATGGTGTTGTCGCAGGAGCCACTCATGCAACAGGAGATGTTTTGCGTCCTGCGCTGCAAATCATCAAAACTGCTCCTGATTCACGTTTGGTTTCTGCATTTTTTATCATGTGTGTTCCCGAGTGTGAATTTGGACACAATGGCACGTTTGTTTTTTCTGACTGTGGCTTAAATGTTAATCCCGATCAGGAAGAACTTTCAAACATTGCAGTTCAATCGGCAAAGTCGTTTGAGACTTTCACGAACCAAGAAGCACGAGTCGCTATGTTGTCGCACTCATCATTGGGAAGCGCCAAAAACTCAGATGCTCAAAAAGTTGTTGTCGCAACTCAACTTGCAAAAGAACAAATGCCAGAGTTAAAAATTGATGGCGAGATGCAGCTTGACACAGCACTCATTAAAGAAGTTGCAGAGTCAAAATTCCCTGGTTCTGAAGTTGCAGGAAAAGCAAATGTTTTAATATTCCCCGACCTTGATGCAGGAAACATTGGCTACAAGCTTGTACAAAGGCTTGCGAAATCTGAGGCATATGGCCCGATCACACAAGGTCTAGCTGCACCTGTAAACGATCTGTCGCGCGGTTGCTGCACCGATGACATTGTTGGCGTTGCTGCTATCACTGCCATCCAAGCAAGCATGTAG
- a CDS encoding RluA family pseudouridine synthase, whose translation MDTLPETYYVTPNDSNLRIDLVLFNCGFFSSRSAAAKAVANKQVLVNNNLVKKNYIVSSDDVISFVQTANKDADQIDELIPLDIRFEDEHILVISKQADLITHPSNDAQKRTLMHALVQRYGKDGLCLCQGNEDRPGIVHRLDAHTSGLMICAKTNEAGEALIEQIRKREIDRRYLALVHGIIRDNNAKISAPIRRHTTHRTKMVVGEGPGARDAITTFNTLARFSSATNDDGYTLLECKLLTGRTHQIRVHMQFIKHPVVGDQLYKSYAPKAKSASLGLTRQFLHSTHLEFNHPITNDHLSFEDALPKDLRNTLLCIKERMFEITDAYENYSSLL comes from the coding sequence TTGGATACATTGCCTGAAACATATTATGTAACTCCCAATGATTCTAATTTAAGAATAGATCTTGTGTTATTTAATTGTGGTTTCTTTTCAAGCAGAAGTGCTGCAGCCAAGGCTGTTGCAAACAAGCAGGTACTAGTCAATAACAACTTAGTCAAGAAAAACTACATTGTCTCAAGTGATGATGTTATTTCATTTGTGCAAACAGCCAATAAAGATGCAGACCAAATAGATGAATTGATTCCGCTTGACATCCGATTTGAAGATGAACACATTCTAGTTATTTCGAAACAAGCTGATTTGATAACTCATCCAAGCAATGATGCGCAGAAACGCACGCTAATGCATGCACTTGTTCAGCGTTATGGAAAAGACGGGCTTTGCTTGTGTCAAGGAAACGAAGACAGACCTGGGATTGTCCACAGGCTTGATGCGCACACATCAGGATTGATGATTTGTGCTAAAACTAATGAGGCTGGCGAGGCGCTAATCGAACAAATTAGAAAAAGAGAAATTGACAGACGCTATCTAGCTTTAGTGCATGGAATAATCAGGGATAATAACGCAAAGATTTCGGCTCCAATCAGACGACACACTACTCATCGCACAAAAATGGTAGTGGGAGAGGGGCCTGGAGCACGCGACGCAATAACTACATTTAACACACTAGCCAGGTTTTCATCAGCAACAAACGATGATGGCTATACATTGCTTGAATGTAAGCTTTTAACAGGAAGAACTCATCAAATTAGAGTTCATATGCAGTTTATTAAGCATCCTGTTGTTGGCGACCAGCTTTACAAATCATATGCTCCAAAGGCAAAATCGGCATCACTAGGTCTTACAAGGCAGTTTTTGCACTCGACTCACCTTGAATTTAATCATCCGATAACAAATGATCACCTATCTTTTGAAGACGCTCTGCCAAAAGACCTCCGCAACACGCTTTTATGCATCAAAGAACGTATGTTTGAGATAACCGATGCATATGAGAATTATTCTTCACTGCTTTAA
- a CDS encoding glycosyltransferase family A protein, with product MSKNEITISFAVPCYNSAEYMDNCIMSLLSVGEDIEVIIVDDGSTKDNTADIARKWVNHFPDRVKAIIKENGGHGSAVNAGLAASSGAYYKPVDSDDWVDVHEMKKVLHFLREQAALEKEEDRCDLVIANYIYDKVHEDKQTVMKYKNVFPQNIIFGWEEVGTFKPSQYLLMHSVYYRTNLLKDINLTLPEHCFYVDNIYVYVPLPHVKTMFYIDADVYHYFIGREDQSVNESVMMNRIDQQLKVTRTMIDSVDVMNTHPRRLRKYLEGYLSMMMCICSVFLRMRNGDEDNKKLEETWNYLKNKDSALYVRVRSSVLNITTNLPTNAGRKAGLSGYKLAQKLFNFN from the coding sequence ATGTCAAAAAACGAAATAACTATATCTTTTGCTGTACCATGCTATAACTCAGCTGAATATATGGACAATTGCATAATGTCGCTTTTATCTGTTGGAGAAGACATTGAAGTGATTATCGTTGATGATGGCTCAACAAAAGATAACACCGCTGACATAGCACGCAAATGGGTTAATCATTTCCCAGATCGTGTAAAAGCAATTATCAAAGAAAATGGCGGGCATGGTTCTGCTGTAAATGCTGGTCTTGCTGCATCTAGTGGAGCCTACTACAAACCAGTAGACTCAGATGACTGGGTTGATGTGCACGAGATGAAAAAAGTGCTGCATTTCCTTCGTGAACAGGCAGCGCTTGAAAAAGAAGAAGACAGATGTGATCTCGTGATTGCTAACTACATTTATGACAAAGTTCATGAAGACAAGCAGACTGTCATGAAATACAAAAACGTTTTTCCTCAAAACATTATTTTTGGCTGGGAAGAAGTTGGCACATTTAAGCCATCTCAATATCTATTGATGCATTCTGTTTATTACAGAACAAATCTTTTAAAAGACATAAATTTGACGCTGCCAGAACACTGCTTTTATGTCGACAACATCTATGTGTATGTGCCATTGCCACATGTTAAAACGATGTTCTACATTGATGCTGATGTTTATCATTATTTCATTGGACGCGAAGACCAATCAGTAAATGAATCTGTCATGATGAATCGAATTGACCAACAGTTAAAAGTCACTCGCACAATGATTGACTCAGTGGATGTCATGAACACTCACCCACGACGTTTGCGGAAATATCTTGAAGGTTATTTGTCAATGATGATGTGCATTTGTTCTGTATTTTTACGAATGCGCAACGGTGATGAAGACAACAAAAAACTCGAAGAAACTTGGAACTATCTCAAGAATAAAGATAGTGCTCTCTACGTGCGCGTCCGCAGCAGCGTTTTAAACATTACAACCAACCTGCCAACTAACGCAGGCAGAAAAGCAGGGCTTTCAGGCTACAAACTCGCACAAAAGCTTTTCAATTTCAATTAA
- the coaBC gene encoding bifunctional phosphopantothenoylcysteine decarboxylase/phosphopantothenate--cysteine ligase CoaBC: protein MNKLLKKLRHFIMFNLKNKRVLITSGPTVERIDPVRYISNFSSGKMGKALSDAFSRAGANVCVVTGPVSIKYDSAERVIIIESAREMFEACKNEFDSADIAICCAAVCDYRPKHKFDSKLKKEKDDKKLSCIELTKNPDILKTLSKLKNENQYVVGFCAETNSVIDNAKSKLKSKSCDMIVANDVSEGKVFGKDDTSATIVTDSSTTDFKSGTKAELANLLVELISKEFNERTF, encoded by the coding sequence CTGAATAAATTATTAAAAAAATTACGGCACTTTATTATGTTCAATCTAAAAAATAAAAGAGTGTTAATTACATCTGGACCCACTGTCGAGCGCATAGATCCAGTGCGCTACATATCAAATTTTTCTTCAGGCAAAATGGGGAAGGCACTCAGTGATGCATTTTCTAGAGCTGGAGCAAATGTGTGTGTCGTGACAGGTCCAGTGAGCATCAAATATGATTCAGCAGAAAGAGTTATCATCATCGAATCTGCTCGAGAAATGTTTGAAGCTTGCAAAAACGAGTTTGATAGTGCCGACATTGCAATTTGCTGTGCCGCAGTTTGCGACTATCGACCGAAACATAAATTTGATTCAAAGCTTAAAAAAGAAAAAGATGACAAAAAACTTTCTTGCATCGAGCTAACAAAAAATCCAGACATTCTAAAAACATTAAGCAAACTTAAAAATGAAAACCAGTATGTAGTCGGTTTTTGTGCTGAAACAAATAGTGTCATTGACAACGCGAAATCAAAGTTGAAATCAAAATCTTGTGACATGATTGTCGCAAATGATGTGAGTGAAGGCAAAGTTTTTGGCAAAGACGACACTTCTGCAACAATTGTCACAGACTCTTCTACGACTGATTTTAAGAGTGGCACAAAAGCAGAATTAGCAAATCTTCTTGTTGAATTGATTTCAAAAGAATTCAACGAAAGAACATTTTAA
- the ileS gene encoding isoleucine--tRNA ligase: MADNYKNTMNLPKTDFPMRGDLAHREPEILKKWQEEDIYGKVLEKNKDGEPFVLHDGPPYANGPIHIGHAFNKILKDFVIKSHAQRGYYTPYVPGWDCHGQPIEHIIEKQLGTEKMKSMPQSEVRSLCHDWAVKCVDLQREGFKRLGVNADWDHPYLTFTPNYESGNVEIFKKMYLDGSIYRGRKPIHWCSRCHTALAEAEIEYGDETSPSIYVNFVLDETPKQFAETDAKDKTPCVLIWTTTPWTLPANTAVSLAPTAEYVMVILGDKAMLMAKELVETVAEVAGWKGYTLAKDSNGEVVTTDGVSLCGLTYTCPIRQDLKGKVIYGDHVTLDSGTGCVHTAPGHGVEDYVVASQFEGVATLMPVDDDGILTEEAGQFAGLSTDDSNPKIIEWLEEQGTLVAKVSITHSYPHCWRCHEPVIFRATDQWFVSMDKTGLRKKAKDEIDNNVKWIPEWASNRIGAMVEDRPDWCISRQRSWGVPIPVFKCAKCGETIATEETFDAVINLFNTEGADAWFTKKPSEYLPAGVKCEHCGCEELIPEKDILDVWWESGVSHDSVLKHRANEGLTWPADMYLEGSDQHRGWFQSSLLTSVGAYGRAPYKSVMHCGFTVDEKGRKMSKSLGNGVDPSEVVNKVGADVLRMWVSSVDYSQDVSISDSILQRTSDAYRKFRNIFRFLLGNLDDFTPADRVTSYDDLEPIDKWVMAKLAEVLNDVNKAYENYKFHYVYRVLYEFVNNDLSAIYMDVAKDRLYSEAANSPRRRAVQTVLENVLDVLVRVLSPILSFTTEEVWGFWPEGLKEQERPVSVQLAGWPNAKNFTPEIPENEANEVLDDFKTLFEIRDAATKAIEVARGNGTIKKSQEAKVTVTLSQEQMNIAAKFDKSVIADLLICAEVEFVVENVDETTAKVDRTNLAKCPRCWNYTELSGEGEHADVCPRCAHVLG; the protein is encoded by the coding sequence ATGGCAGATAATTATAAAAACACGATGAATTTACCTAAAACTGACTTTCCAATGCGTGGAGACCTAGCGCATCGCGAGCCAGAAATTTTGAAGAAGTGGCAAGAGGAAGACATTTACGGAAAAGTATTGGAGAAAAACAAAGACGGCGAGCCTTTTGTTCTTCATGATGGACCTCCGTATGCAAACGGACCAATTCACATTGGACATGCATTTAATAAAATTCTCAAAGATTTTGTCATCAAGTCACATGCTCAGCGTGGCTATTACACACCATATGTTCCCGGCTGGGATTGCCACGGCCAACCGATTGAGCACATCATCGAAAAGCAGTTGGGCACAGAAAAAATGAAAAGCATGCCTCAATCAGAGGTACGCTCGCTTTGCCATGATTGGGCTGTTAAATGTGTAGACTTGCAACGCGAAGGCTTTAAACGCCTTGGTGTTAACGCCGATTGGGATCATCCATATCTCACATTTACACCAAACTACGAATCTGGAAATGTTGAAATTTTCAAAAAAATGTACCTCGATGGATCAATTTATCGTGGACGCAAGCCAATTCACTGGTGCAGCCGCTGTCACACAGCTCTTGCAGAAGCCGAAATTGAATATGGTGATGAGACATCTCCTTCAATTTATGTAAATTTTGTTTTGGACGAAACACCAAAGCAATTTGCTGAAACGGATGCAAAAGACAAAACACCTTGTGTTCTGATTTGGACCACGACTCCTTGGACTCTTCCTGCAAACACAGCTGTCTCCCTTGCACCAACAGCAGAATACGTCATGGTTATTCTTGGAGACAAGGCAATGCTCATGGCAAAAGAGCTTGTTGAAACAGTTGCTGAAGTCGCAGGCTGGAAAGGTTATACACTTGCAAAAGACTCAAATGGAGAAGTTGTAACCACCGACGGTGTTTCTCTTTGCGGTCTCACATACACTTGCCCAATCCGTCAAGATTTGAAGGGTAAAGTCATTTATGGCGATCATGTAACGCTTGACTCAGGCACAGGATGTGTTCACACTGCCCCTGGACACGGCGTCGAAGACTATGTTGTTGCATCGCAATTTGAAGGAGTTGCAACTCTCATGCCAGTTGATGATGATGGCATTTTGACTGAAGAAGCAGGTCAATTCGCAGGTCTTTCGACTGATGACTCAAATCCAAAAATTATTGAATGGTTAGAAGAGCAGGGCACTCTCGTTGCAAAAGTTAGCATCACTCACAGCTATCCTCATTGCTGGAGATGTCACGAGCCTGTTATCTTTAGAGCTACTGATCAATGGTTTGTTTCTATGGATAAGACTGGCCTTCGCAAAAAAGCAAAGGATGAAATTGACAACAACGTCAAATGGATTCCTGAATGGGCTTCAAACAGAATTGGTGCAATGGTTGAAGACAGACCAGACTGGTGCATTTCTCGCCAAAGAAGCTGGGGTGTTCCTATCCCTGTGTTTAAGTGCGCAAAATGCGGAGAAACAATTGCCACAGAGGAAACATTTGATGCAGTGATTAATCTCTTTAACACAGAGGGAGCCGATGCTTGGTTTACAAAGAAGCCAAGTGAATATCTCCCAGCTGGAGTTAAATGTGAACACTGTGGATGTGAAGAGCTCATTCCTGAAAAAGACATCCTGGATGTTTGGTGGGAAAGCGGAGTGTCCCACGATTCTGTTCTAAAACATCGTGCAAACGAAGGCCTAACATGGCCTGCCGACATGTATCTTGAAGGTTCTGATCAGCATCGTGGATGGTTCCAATCTTCGCTTTTAACTTCAGTTGGTGCATATGGTCGAGCACCATACAAATCGGTTATGCACTGTGGCTTTACAGTCGATGAAAAAGGCCGCAAAATGAGTAAATCGCTTGGAAATGGTGTGGACCCAAGCGAAGTTGTGAACAAAGTTGGTGCTGATGTTTTGCGCATGTGGGTGTCAAGCGTTGATTATTCTCAAGATGTGAGCATCTCTGACTCAATCTTGCAACGCACTTCAGATGCCTATCGTAAGTTCAGAAACATTTTCCGTTTCCTGCTTGGCAACCTGGACGACTTTACACCTGCCGATCGTGTAACTTCCTATGACGATCTTGAGCCAATTGACAAATGGGTTATGGCAAAATTGGCAGAAGTTTTAAACGATGTCAACAAAGCATATGAAAACTATAAATTCCACTATGTATATCGTGTACTTTATGAATTTGTAAACAATGACTTGAGTGCAATATACATGGATGTCGCAAAAGACCGCCTATATTCTGAAGCCGCTAACTCACCCCGTCGTCGTGCTGTTCAAACAGTTCTTGAAAATGTGTTAGACGTCCTTGTGCGCGTGCTAAGTCCTATTTTGAGCTTTACCACAGAAGAAGTTTGGGGCTTTTGGCCAGAAGGCCTAAAAGAACAAGAAAGGCCAGTCTCTGTTCAGCTTGCTGGTTGGCCTAATGCTAAGAATTTCACGCCGGAAATTCCCGAAAATGAAGCAAACGAGGTCCTTGACGACTTTAAAACATTGTTTGAAATTCGCGACGCTGCCACTAAGGCAATTGAGGTTGCTCGCGGCAATGGAACGATAAAGAAAAGTCAAGAAGCTAAAGTGACTGTAACGCTCAGCCAAGAACAAATGAACATAGCTGCAAAATTTGACAAGAGCGTCATTGCCGACCTCTTGATTTGCGCTGAAGTTGAGTTTGTTGTCGAAAACGTTGACGAAACAACTGCAAAAGTTGATAGAACAAATTTGGCTAAATGCCCACGCTGCTGGAACTACACTGAACTTTCCGGAGAAGGTGAACACGCTGACGTTTGCCCTCGCTGTGCACATGTTCTTGGCTAA
- a CDS encoding DegV family protein, giving the protein MAFKIVTDTSANLTDEIVEKYDLAVLPLTFMIDGVQRKSYNKHEKSNLPAFYKEMREGKVVTTSLPNLQDSKNELEEILKEGNNLLYIGFSSGLSGTYTAIDLILKELASSYENSKIYSVDTLAAAAGQGLLVWTAAEMREDGKSIEEVYRWVEDNKFKVAHWFTVDDLHFLERGGRVSKTAAFAGTMLNIKPVLHVDNEGHLIPMEKVRGRKKSIDALVKHMEDTMNRPYDYKVLISHGDCEDEAQFLKDKVIEKTGVNNVHINCLDPVIGAHSGPGTLALFFFAAGR; this is encoded by the coding sequence ATGGCATTCAAAATTGTTACCGACACAAGTGCAAACTTAACTGATGAAATTGTCGAAAAATATGACTTGGCAGTTCTTCCACTCACTTTTATGATTGACGGTGTTCAGAGAAAATCCTACAACAAGCACGAAAAATCTAATCTTCCTGCTTTTTACAAAGAAATGCGCGAAGGAAAAGTTGTGACTACTTCTCTTCCAAACTTGCAAGATTCAAAAAATGAACTCGAGGAAATTCTTAAAGAAGGAAATAATCTTCTCTACATCGGCTTTTCTTCAGGATTGTCGGGCACATACACTGCTATTGACCTAATTCTAAAAGAACTCGCATCGTCATATGAAAACTCAAAAATCTATTCGGTCGACACTTTAGCTGCTGCTGCCGGACAAGGTTTGCTTGTGTGGACGGCTGCAGAAATGCGAGAAGATGGCAAATCTATTGAAGAAGTTTATCGTTGGGTTGAAGATAACAAATTCAAAGTTGCACACTGGTTTACCGTCGACGATCTTCATTTCTTGGAAAGAGGAGGTCGTGTTTCAAAAACCGCTGCCTTTGCTGGCACAATGCTAAATATTAAACCTGTGTTGCATGTTGACAATGAAGGACACCTCATTCCCATGGAAAAAGTTCGTGGCCGCAAAAAGTCCATCGATGCGCTTGTAAAGCACATGGAAGACACAATGAATCGTCCCTATGACTACAAAGTTTTAATTTCCCACGGTGATTGCGAGGATGAGGCACAATTCTTGAAAGACAAAGTGATCGAGAAAACAGGAGTCAATAACGTTCATATCAATTGTCTCGATCCTGTAATTGGCGCCCATTCTGGTCCAGGCACGCTTGCTTTGTTTTTCTTTGCGGCTGGCAGATAG
- a CDS encoding flavoprotein, which yields MGDSKTILVGVTGSISTYKTCDVVRGLMKAGHNVTVVATPSALKFVGDITWRSLSQNHVVSDLFTDPTSPNAHIKCGQNSDLFLIAPASANTIAKIANGIADNALTACALAATCPIILAPAMNSIMLENPATQENLSKLKNRGMTILEPDEGLLACGDVGKGKLASVDEIIACCLNHL from the coding sequence ATGGGAGATTCAAAAACCATTTTAGTAGGAGTAACAGGCTCAATCTCAACATACAAAACATGCGATGTTGTTCGTGGATTAATGAAGGCAGGGCACAACGTAACTGTGGTCGCAACACCTTCTGCACTAAAATTTGTGGGAGACATAACGTGGAGAAGTTTGTCACAAAATCACGTTGTTAGTGACCTTTTCACTGACCCAACTTCACCTAATGCGCACATAAAGTGTGGACAGAATTCTGATTTGTTTCTAATCGCACCCGCAAGTGCTAACACAATTGCAAAAATTGCCAATGGAATTGCCGACAACGCACTAACCGCATGTGCATTAGCTGCTACATGCCCAATTATTTTAGCGCCGGCAATGAATTCGATAATGCTAGAAAATCCTGCAACCCAAGAAAATTTGAGCAAGCTCAAAAACCGTGGAATGACAATTCTTGAACCTGATGAAGGCCTGCTTGCTTGTGGAGACGTGGGCAAAGGAAAGCTAGCGAGTGTCGATGAAATCATCGCTTGTTGCTTAAATCATTTATAA
- the lspA gene encoding signal peptidase II, with product MAAFLVIAAIVMLIDQFTKQLANAHQVGETFSTLIPGVLQLTLVHNTGAAWGMFGDWTNGLVVLGLVVCIFILCFVMFNSNNTNALMVISCSLIFAGGLGNAIDRFINGYVVDMIEVVFIDYPVFNVADCAITIGVVLLCINMLFFNKRG from the coding sequence GTGGCAGCTTTCCTAGTGATTGCTGCTATTGTGATGCTCATTGATCAATTTACTAAACAGTTGGCAAACGCTCACCAAGTTGGAGAGACTTTTTCAACTTTAATCCCTGGAGTTTTACAGTTAACGCTCGTTCACAACACTGGTGCTGCTTGGGGGATGTTTGGCGATTGGACAAACGGGCTTGTAGTCCTCGGACTCGTTGTTTGTATTTTCATTTTGTGCTTTGTCATGTTTAACTCAAACAACACAAATGCGCTAATGGTCATTTCATGCTCACTAATTTTTGCTGGGGGCCTCGGAAATGCAATAGACAGATTTATCAATGGCTATGTAGTTGACATGATTGAAGTTGTTTTTATTGATTATCCCGTTTTTAATGTTGCAGACTGTGCGATAACAATTGGCGTTGTTCTGCTTTGTATTAACATGCTTTTTTTCAACAAAAGGGGATAA
- the glf gene encoding UDP-galactopyranose mutase: MTINYVDYCSLNISDFDTVVVGSGFAGSVCARELAERGNKKVLILEKRPHIGGNMYDEFDEFGVLVHRYGPHIFHSNDKRAYDYICRFVEMSNYQHEVLANVHGTYMPVPFNKNSMKLAFGEEKADHLTKKLIDKFGDERKVTITELRAQDDPELAEIADYVYNNVFLYYTQKQWGLTPDEVDPSVVARVPVFISTDNRYFQDKYQGMPQPSYTACFESMLDHENITICLNTDAASMLELDFDGSGEDALVSSIKLKDEEVKGDIIYTGPLDELFIAKFGRLPYRTLDFVYETYDEEKVLPCATVNYTVSEDYTRITEFKQLTGQVCKNTTIMKEYSKAYTDPTCEIPYYAILNDENNAHYERYRSLMKNMTNFHPLGRLAEYKYYNMDKIISLALDLSDELLK; this comes from the coding sequence GTGACCATAAATTACGTTGATTATTGCAGCTTGAATATCAGCGACTTCGACACTGTGGTTGTTGGAAGTGGCTTTGCTGGAAGCGTTTGCGCGAGAGAACTTGCAGAGCGTGGAAATAAAAAAGTTCTAATTCTTGAGAAGCGTCCACACATTGGTGGAAATATGTATGATGAATTCGATGAATTTGGTGTATTAGTTCATCGCTATGGCCCACACATTTTCCACTCAAATGACAAACGCGCATATGACTACATTTGCAGATTTGTTGAAATGAGCAACTACCAGCATGAGGTGCTTGCAAATGTACATGGCACCTACATGCCTGTCCCTTTTAACAAAAATTCAATGAAACTTGCCTTTGGCGAGGAAAAAGCGGATCACCTAACGAAAAAATTGATTGATAAATTTGGGGACGAGCGAAAAGTTACAATTACAGAATTGCGTGCTCAGGATGACCCTGAATTAGCAGAAATTGCAGACTATGTCTATAACAACGTTTTTTTATATTACACACAAAAGCAGTGGGGCCTAACTCCTGATGAAGTTGACCCAAGTGTCGTCGCTCGAGTGCCTGTGTTCATTTCAACAGACAATCGTTATTTTCAAGACAAATATCAAGGAATGCCTCAGCCTTCCTACACTGCTTGTTTTGAAAGCATGCTTGACCATGAAAACATTACCATTTGCCTTAACACCGATGCTGCTTCAATGCTTGAGTTGGACTTTGATGGGAGCGGAGAGGATGCGCTCGTTTCATCTATTAAATTAAAAGACGAAGAAGTAAAAGGCGACATTATATACACTGGACCACTTGATGAGTTGTTTATTGCAAAATTCGGACGTCTTCCCTATCGAACACTTGACTTCGTTTATGAAACATATGATGAAGAAAAAGTGCTTCCTTGTGCAACTGTCAACTACACAGTTTCAGAAGATTACACACGCATCACTGAATTTAAGCAACTAACAGGTCAAGTTTGTAAAAATACCACAATCATGAAGGAATATTCAAAGGCATACACCGACCCAACATGTGAAATTCCATATTACGCAATTCTTAACGATGAAAACAATGCTCACTATGAGCGTTATCGCTCTTTAATGAAAAATATGACGAATTTCCATCCATTGGGCCGTCTTGCTGAATACAAGTATTACAACATGGATAAAATAATTTCTTTGGCACTTGATTTGTCAGATGAGCTTTTAAAATAA
- a CDS encoding DegV family protein, with amino-acid sequence MKIAVATDINSGISQVEADKLGVFIKQSPVIIDGAAHFEGVDLLHDAFFQALSDCETVSTSQPSLGDVSSFWNQILKTHDQIVYIPISNGLSTASSNASALAESEYKNKVFVVDNHRVSVTQKSSVLDAVALVESGFAACEIKKQLEATANDSIIYIGVDSLEYLLKSGRITPTAAAMGTALKIKPLLMIKGERLDAFAKVRSTDACKKKLLEAAATAICDYAEKWDIDVGISHSYPNENDAIKWEKECRKRFQGATCFADPLTFSVASHVGPNSFAIGISRRLARSELETL; translated from the coding sequence TTGAAAATAGCAGTTGCGACAGACATTAACAGCGGAATTTCGCAAGTAGAAGCCGACAAGCTCGGTGTTTTTATCAAGCAGTCGCCTGTGATTATCGATGGTGCTGCCCATTTTGAAGGTGTTGACCTCTTGCATGACGCATTTTTTCAAGCACTCAGCGATTGTGAAACAGTTTCAACATCACAGCCTTCATTGGGTGATGTCTCTAGCTTTTGGAATCAAATTTTAAAAACTCATGACCAAATTGTCTATATTCCAATTTCGAATGGACTTTCGACTGCCAGCTCTAATGCTTCAGCACTCGCTGAAAGTGAATACAAAAATAAAGTGTTTGTAGTTGATAACCATAGAGTGTCTGTAACTCAAAAAAGTTCTGTTCTTGATGCTGTCGCACTAGTTGAATCTGGTTTCGCCGCATGTGAGATAAAAAAACAGCTCGAAGCAACAGCTAATGATTCAATTATTTACATTGGAGTGGATTCATTAGAATATCTTCTTAAAAGTGGCAGAATTACACCTACTGCAGCAGCGATGGGCACTGCACTTAAAATTAAGCCACTACTAATGATTAAAGGAGAGCGGCTTGATGCATTTGCAAAAGTGCGAAGCACAGATGCTTGCAAGAAGAAGTTGCTAGAAGCTGCTGCCACTGCGATTTGTGATTATGCAGAAAAATGGGACATTGATGTTGGAATTTCGCACAGCTATCCAAATGAAAATGATGCCATCAAATGGGAAAAGGAATGCCGAAAGAGGTTTCAAGGAGCCACTTGTTTTGCTGACCCGTTAACTTTTAGTGTTGCAAGTCATGTGGGTCCAAATTCTTTTGCAATTGGCATTAGCAGGCGTTTAGCCAGGAGTGAGCTTGAGACACTCTGA